A window of the Fuscovulum sp. genome harbors these coding sequences:
- the guaA gene encoding glutamine-hydrolyzing GMP synthase, whose amino-acid sequence MTQIAPQSAPALAHDRLLIIDFGSQVTQLIARRLRELNVYCEIHPFNKVDAAFLKSFAPKAVIFSGGPASVFNDGAPMPPAGVFDMGVPILGICYGQQVMMHCLGGKVERGHGTAEFGRAYVTPTPVTHPILSGWFDTDDGVGGREQVWMSHGDHVSEIAPGFQVLGTSPNAPFAITANPERHFYAVQFHPEVHHTPKGAKLYENFVRLAGFKGDWTMGAYREEAIRKIREQVGDQKVICGLSGGVDSSVAAVLIHEAIGDQLTCVFVDHGLLRLGEAEQVVSMFRDTYNIPLIHADESDLFLGALEGVSDPEVKRKTIGRLFIDVFQKHATAVGGATFLAQGTLYPDVIESVSFSGGPSVTIKSHHNVGGLPEKMGMKLVEPLRELFKDEVRALGRELGLPASFIGRHPFPGPGLAIRCPGEITREKLDILRQADAVYIDQIRKHGLYDEIWQAFAAILPMKTVGVMGDGRTYDYALALRAVTSVDGMTADYYPFTHEFLGETATRIINEVKGVNRVFYDCTSKPPGTIELE is encoded by the coding sequence ATGACCCAGATCGCCCCCCAATCCGCCCCCGCCCTTGCGCATGACCGCCTTCTGATCATCGACTTTGGCAGTCAGGTGACGCAGCTGATCGCGCGCCGCCTGCGTGAGTTGAACGTCTATTGCGAGATCCATCCTTTCAACAAGGTGGATGCGGCCTTTCTGAAGAGCTTTGCCCCCAAGGCGGTGATCTTTTCGGGTGGCCCGGCTTCGGTCTTCAACGACGGTGCGCCGATGCCGCCAGCGGGCGTGTTCGATATGGGGGTGCCGATCCTTGGTATCTGCTATGGCCAGCAAGTGATGATGCACTGTCTGGGCGGCAAGGTGGAGCGCGGGCATGGCACCGCCGAGTTTGGCCGCGCCTATGTGACGCCCACCCCTGTGACGCATCCGATCCTGTCGGGCTGGTTCGACACCGATGACGGCGTCGGCGGTCGGGAACAGGTCTGGATGAGCCACGGCGATCATGTGTCGGAGATCGCGCCCGGCTTTCAGGTGCTTGGCACCTCGCCCAATGCGCCTTTTGCGATCACGGCGAACCCCGAGCGGCATTTCTATGCGGTGCAGTTCCACCCGGAGGTGCACCACACGCCCAAGGGGGCCAAGCTGTATGAGAACTTTGTCCGCCTTGCGGGGTTCAAGGGCGACTGGACGATGGGCGCCTATCGCGAAGAGGCGATCCGCAAGATACGGGAACAGGTGGGCGATCAGAAGGTGATCTGCGGCCTGTCGGGGGGTGTCGATTCCTCGGTCGCGGCGGTGCTGATCCATGAAGCGATCGGCGATCAGCTCACTTGCGTTTTCGTGGACCACGGCCTGCTGCGGCTGGGTGAGGCGGAGCAGGTCGTGTCGATGTTCCGCGACACCTATAACATCCCGCTGATCCATGCCGACGAGTCCGACCTGTTCCTCGGCGCGTTGGAAGGCGTGTCCGACCCCGAGGTCAAGCGCAAGACCATCGGGCGGCTGTTCATCGACGTGTTCCAGAAACATGCAACCGCCGTGGGCGGGGCGACCTTCCTTGCGCAAGGGACACTGTACCCGGATGTGATCGAGAGCGTGTCTTTCAGTGGCGGGCCGTCGGTGACGATCAAATCGCACCACAATGTGGGCGGTTTGCCTGAAAAGATGGGCATGAAGCTGGTCGAGCCGCTGCGCGAGCTGTTCAAGGATGAAGTGCGCGCTTTGGGCCGTGAGTTGGGCCTGCCCGCCAGTTTCATCGGCCGTCACCCCTTTCCCGGCCCCGGCCTTGCCATTCGCTGCCCGGGCGAGATCACGCGCGAAAAGCTGGATATCCTGCGCCAGGCGGATGCGGTTTATATCGACCAGATCCGCAAACATGGACTGTATGACGAAATCTGGCAGGCATTTGCTGCCATCCTGCCGATGAAGACTGTGGGCGTGATGGGCGACGGGCGGACCTATGATTACGCGCTGGCGCTGCGGGCAGTGACGAGCGTGGATGGGATGACGGCGGATTACTATCCGTTCACCCATGAATTCCTTGGCGAAACCGCCACCCGCATCATCAATGAGGTGAAGGGCGTGAACCGCGTGTTCTATGACTGCACCTCCAAACCCCCCGGGACGATTGAACTGGAATGA
- a CDS encoding antibiotic biosynthesis monooxygenase codes for MTEGERETVLAHRPGHVAATLAEPGCLSFTIDDTDDPMVFDVRESFRDRAAFDAHQARTRESVWFSATKGILRDFRVEELRD; via the coding sequence ATGACGGAAGGGGAACGGGAAACCGTTCTGGCCCATCGTCCCGGCCATGTGGCGGCGACGCTGGCTGAGCCGGGCTGTTTGTCCTTTACCATCGACGACACGGATGATCCGATGGTGTTCGATGTTCGGGAAAGCTTTCGCGACCGCGCGGCCTTTGATGCGCATCAGGCGCGGACGCGGGAGTCGGTCTGGTTTTCGGCCACCAAAGGGATCCTTCGTGATTTCAGGGTCGAAGAGCTGAGGGATTGA
- a CDS encoding alcohol dehydrogenase catalytic domain-containing protein, translating into MQATRLFDIGDIRTAEVAIPTPAPGEVLIRVESCGICGTDRHLLHGTFPSKPPLTLGHEFSGIVVGVGAGVALAEGTRVTCDPNTWCGRCENCLRGRVNLCLNNVATGLGRDGGFAEFCAFPAHKAHVLPGDLDPLHGAFCEPLACTIHGIDIGAPKAGERVMILGGGVIGMLALQLCVQAGAEVMLVTRQASKQALGRSLGAHETAATEAAAKAIWAKGADLVVECAGVAETVEMAPRLTRDGGRVVILGVLGAGETVRIEPFDLLFREVQLLSSFINPFTQERAAAMIAAGRIKLDPLISRTLPLAEAAESIIQPARAGEIRAIVLPNGTA; encoded by the coding sequence ATGCAGGCCACACGACTTTTCGATATTGGTGATATCCGCACGGCAGAGGTGGCCATACCCACCCCGGCCCCCGGTGAAGTGCTGATCCGGGTGGAGTCCTGTGGAATTTGCGGCACGGACCGGCATCTGCTGCATGGCACCTTTCCATCTAAGCCGCCACTGACGCTGGGGCATGAATTTTCCGGCATCGTCGTGGGTGTCGGCGCAGGGGTGGCGCTGGCGGAAGGCACGCGGGTGACCTGCGATCCGAACACATGGTGCGGGCGGTGCGAGAATTGCCTGCGCGGGCGGGTGAACCTGTGCCTGAACAATGTGGCGACAGGCCTTGGCCGCGATGGCGGCTTTGCCGAGTTTTGCGCCTTTCCTGCGCATAAGGCGCATGTCCTGCCCGGCGATCTGGACCCGCTGCATGGCGCGTTCTGTGAGCCGCTGGCTTGCACAATCCATGGCATCGATATTGGCGCGCCCAAGGCCGGGGAACGGGTGATGATCCTGGGCGGTGGTGTCATCGGGATGCTGGCGCTGCAGCTTTGCGTGCAGGCCGGGGCCGAGGTGATGCTGGTCACCCGGCAGGCATCGAAACAGGCGCTGGGCCGATCCTTGGGCGCGCATGAGACCGCAGCGACAGAGGCAGCGGCAAAGGCGATCTGGGCAAAGGGGGCCGATCTGGTGGTGGAATGCGCCGGAGTGGCCGAAACGGTGGAAATGGCCCCGCGGCTGACACGGGACGGCGGTCGGGTGGTGATTTTGGGCGTGCTGGGCGCGGGCGAAACCGTGCGGATCGAACCTTTTGATCTACTGTTTCGCGAGGTGCAGTTGCTGTCGTCCTTCATCAACCCGTTCACGCAGGAACGGGCGGCGGCGATGATCGCGGCAGGGCGCATCAAGCTGGACCCGCTGATTTCGCGGACATTGCCGCTGGCCGAGGCGGCGGAGTCGATCATCCAACCGGCGCGGGCGGGGGAAATCCGGGCGATCGTTCTGCCCAATGGCACCGCTTAG
- a CDS encoding low temperature requirement protein A, whose product MAAETGAVPIIRGSEARVGFAELFFDLIFVFAITQVSHALLYHYDIKGAAETALLLLAVWWVWIYSTWALNRLNPDHVAVRGLLFGLMAAGLFLSMAIPDAFGGRGWVFGLAFAAMQVGRTVFIWVALGQGNPLRGTYTRILIWVSGAGVLWVIGGLAPPEWRFTLWSLALVVEIAGPVLAYPLPGRGRDQTTNWTIHGGHIAERCGLFIIICLGETLLVSGATFADMDWTAAGIATFLGSLVVTVGMWWVYFHIGHRRGTHQIEHAADPGRIARNGFTYLHIPIVAGIVLAAVGSERAIAHPEDAAVLAEGATILGGPLLFLLGNGLFKRSSAQWFPLSHIAGIAALAGLMLIGGWMPLMWAMILSAVVMVAVSVWEHLSLGGEA is encoded by the coding sequence ATGGCAGCGGAAACCGGGGCAGTGCCCATTATCCGGGGCAGCGAGGCGCGGGTCGGTTTTGCCGAACTGTTCTTCGATCTGATCTTCGTCTTTGCTATCACCCAGGTCAGCCACGCGCTTTTGTATCACTACGATATCAAGGGCGCGGCCGAGACGGCGCTGCTGCTTTTGGCGGTCTGGTGGGTCTGGATCTATTCGACCTGGGCGCTGAACCGGTTGAATCCCGATCATGTGGCCGTGCGGGGCCTGCTCTTCGGGTTGATGGCCGCTGGTCTGTTCCTGTCCATGGCGATTCCCGATGCCTTCGGGGGGCGCGGCTGGGTCTTTGGGCTTGCCTTTGCCGCCATGCAGGTCGGGCGTACGGTGTTCATCTGGGTCGCGCTGGGGCAAGGTAATCCGTTGCGGGGTACCTATACGCGCATCCTGATCTGGGTCAGCGGGGCAGGGGTGCTCTGGGTGATTGGCGGTCTTGCGCCGCCCGAATGGCGCTTCACGCTCTGGTCGCTCGCGCTGGTCGTCGAGATTGCGGGTCCGGTCCTCGCCTATCCCCTGCCCGGACGGGGCCGTGACCAGACCACAAACTGGACAATCCATGGCGGCCATATTGCGGAACGCTGCGGATTGTTCATCATCATCTGTCTTGGTGAAACGCTGCTCGTGTCCGGCGCGACCTTTGCCGACATGGACTGGACAGCCGCAGGCATCGCCACTTTCCTCGGCTCGCTTGTGGTGACAGTGGGCATGTGGTGGGTCTATTTCCACATCGGCCACCGCCGGGGCACCCATCAGATCGAACATGCCGCCGATCCGGGCCGCATCGCGCGCAACGGCTTTACCTATCTGCATATTCCCATCGTTGCGGGGATCGTGCTGGCGGCCGTCGGATCGGAACGCGCCATCGCCCATCCCGAAGATGCCGCTGTTCTGGCCGAAGGGGCGACAATCCTTGGCGGGCCGCTTTTGTTCCTGCTCGGTAACGGGCTGTTCAAGCGCAGCTCCGCCCAATGGTTCCCGCTGTCACATATCGCGGGGATCGCGGCGTTGGCAGGGCTGATGCTGATTGGCGGCTGGATGCCCTTGATGTGGGCGATGATCCTTTCCGCCGTGGTCATGGTCGCGGTGTCGGTCTGGGAACACCTGTCCCTTGGAGGTGAGGCCTAA
- a CDS encoding DMT family transporter, giving the protein MTAVHRPLAAAIWMTGSVFSFTAMAIAGRAISGVHDTFEIMLWRSVLGFALVLMVGAALRRLREVRRDRMGQHLVRNLFHFTGQNLWFWALTMIPLAQVFALEFTSPIWVILLSPLVLGEKLTRVRLFAAGMGFIGILLVARPDFSALNPGVLAAAASAICFAATSLMTKKLTRGESIVSILFWLTLMQGIFGLVLAGYDGVIQLPTAATLPWLAVIGFCGLLAHLCITTALSLAPASYVIPIDFARLPVIALVGVMLYAEPLDPLVILGAVVIFIGNWANIRAETRKPATVGVVTNP; this is encoded by the coding sequence ATGACAGCCGTTCACCGCCCCCTTGCCGCCGCCATCTGGATGACCGGATCGGTTTTTTCCTTCACCGCCATGGCCATCGCCGGGCGGGCGATTTCGGGGGTGCATGACACATTCGAAATCATGTTGTGGCGGTCAGTTCTTGGCTTTGCCCTCGTGCTTATGGTGGGTGCTGCGCTGCGCCGCCTGCGCGAGGTGCGGCGTGACCGGATGGGCCAGCATCTGGTGCGCAACCTGTTTCACTTCACCGGGCAGAACCTGTGGTTCTGGGCGCTGACGATGATCCCGCTGGCGCAGGTCTTTGCGCTCGAATTTACCTCACCCATCTGGGTGATCCTGCTGTCGCCGCTGGTTTTGGGTGAGAAACTGACGCGGGTGCGTTTGTTCGCGGCGGGCATGGGGTTCATCGGCATCTTGCTGGTCGCGCGCCCCGACTTCTCGGCGCTGAACCCCGGTGTGTTGGCGGCGGCGGCGAGCGCGATCTGTTTTGCCGCGACAAGCCTGATGACCAAGAAACTGACTCGGGGCGAAAGCATCGTGTCGATCCTGTTCTGGCTGACGCTGATGCAGGGGATATTTGGGCTGGTGTTGGCGGGGTATGACGGGGTGATCCAGTTGCCGACGGCGGCCACCCTGCCCTGGTTGGCGGTGATTGGGTTCTGCGGGCTTCTGGCACATCTGTGCATCACCACCGCGCTGTCGCTGGCCCCGGCGAGTTATGTGATCCCCATCGACTTTGCCCGCCTGCCCGTCATCGCGCTGGTGGGGGTGATGCTTTATGCCGAACCGCTGGATCCGCTGGTCATTCTGGGGGCGGTGGTCATTTTTATTGGGAACTGGGCCAATATCCGGGCCGAAACGCGCAAGCCTGCAACAGTCGGGGTGGTCACAAATCCGTGA